TTGCAACTACGATTCACACTTTGCTAATGAGCTATTGGAGGACAATATGATGCCCAGCTATGGCAGTATTGATCCTACCCATTCCCCTGTCTCCCTATATGAAGCTACGTCATTCTGTGATGATATGAACACCATCGACGGATGCAGTGTGACTAAAGCACATAAATCTGAGGAAGAGTCTCGTAGCAAACAAAAGCCACTCACATCTCCAAGTGATGCTCGAATTCAAAAGCCTTCTCGACGTGGACGTCCTATGAAGATCACCAGTACATCAAAGATGGCGAACTACGCTAGGAATTATCGTGAACAGAAGAAGAGTCAACTGATCGCATATGAAGCTCAGGTTAAGCAGTTGACAGAAGAAAACGAGTATCTCCGTGCTGAAAATAAGCGTTTAACTGAAGGGTTTGCACGGCTCAATAAGCAAGTGGAGAATCTTCGTAGAATGCTAGAGAacaattctcatttttctcatgattCTTTGCAAACACCTTTCGCTTCTCCTATATTTCATCAGAAGGATTTTGCTGACGATTTAC
The Necator americanus strain Aroian chromosome I, whole genome shotgun sequence genome window above contains:
- a CDS encoding hypothetical protein (NECATOR_CHRI.G2731.T1); the protein is MLCDFFRSESEYRAPVVSANCLVPTDDSETVVFYSPQYEENLLMKYLGESSSGDSVDECSTLFCNYDSHFANELLEDNMMPSYGSIDPTHSPVSLYEATSFCDDMNTIDGCSVTKAHKSEEESRSKQKPLTSPSDARIQKPSRRGRPMKITSTSKMANYARNYREQKKSQLIAYEAQVKQLTEENEYLRAENKRLTEGFARLNKQVENLRRMLENNSHFSHDSLQTPFASPIFHQKDFADDLLDFNDLVVFPQ